The genomic DNA GTCAAGATTATTCTGTAGCACGTACAGCAAATCAAGCAAATGGTTTAATTGGTAAAAAAGGTGTTTTGTGGTGGTCTATTTTTGATATTTTAAAAAAAAGTGGAGAAAAAGCTCCCAGTTTTTTATTGTTAGAAAATGTTGATAGACTTCTTAAATCACCAACTAAACAAAGGGGGCGTGATTTTGCTGTAATGCTCTCCTCTTTGGCTTCACTTAATTATATAGTGGAATGGAGGATTATTAATGCAGCAGAATATGGTTTTCCACAACGACGAAGACGTGTTTTTATTTTAGCTTATAAAAAAGGAACAAAACTTAATAAAAAAGCACGGAATATAAATTTAGAAGATTGGATAAATAAAAAGAGTGTAATGGCAAAAGGTTTTCCTATTTATAAAAATAATAATTTGTTAACCTCGTTTCAGATTAACACTAATCCGGCTAAAGTTTCTGAAGAATTTTCAAAAAATTCTCCAAAAATAAGTCCTTTTTATAATAGTGGTATAATGATTGATAATAAAATATATACAAAAAAAGTTCATCCAAAATATAATGGTAAAAAAGTAATTCTAAAAGACGTTTTAATTGATGAGAAACATGTACCGGAAGAATTTTTTATTGATGAGAAAACATTTGAAAGGTGGAAATATTTAAAAAATAGTAAAACAGAAAAGAGATGTACTAAAGATGGTTTTGAATATAGTTATTCAGAAGGTGGTATGATTTTTCCAGATAATTTAGAGAATGCATCTAGGACAATTGTGACAGGTGAAGGAGGCTCATCACCTTCAAGGTTTAAACACGTTATTAAAACAAAAACAGGACGTTTACGCAGATTAACACCAATAGAATTAGAACGACTTAATATGTTTCCAGATAATCATACAGAAGGTGTATCA from Candidatus Magasanikbacteria bacterium includes the following:
- the dcm gene encoding DNA (cytosine-5-)-methyltransferase — translated: MKIIRVVELFAGVGGFRIGLKQADNEKVKYKTIWNSQWEPSTKTQHASEIYKKHFGEKGHSCEDIRNVVDNKFHTIPEHDLLVGGFPCQDYSVARTANQANGLIGKKGVLWWSIFDILKKSGEKAPSFLLLENVDRLLKSPTKQRGRDFAVMLSSLASLNYIVEWRIINAAEYGFPQRRRRVFILAYKKGTKLNKKARNINLEDWINKKSVMAKGFPIYKNNNLLTSFQINTNPAKVSEEFSKNSPKISPFYNSGIMIDNKIYTKKVHPKYNGKKVILKDVLIDEKHVPEEFFIDEKTFERWKYLKNSKTEKRCTKDGFEYSYSEGGMIFPDNLENASRTIVTGEGGSSPSRFKHVIKTKTGRLRRLTPIELERLNMFPDNHTEGVSNTKRAFIMGNALVIGVIKKLGQTLSDFI